Below is a genomic region from Corallococcus caeni.
ACTCGGTAAACAAATCCATTGCGGAAACATTTACTGGGTATAATGTCTTTGGAAGAGAGGGCTGCCAGACCGTGGCCATCCGAAGGAGAAGTCATGGGCGTGAAGGGAAAGAAGGTCCTCATCTCCGGAGCGAGCTTCGCCGGGCTCTCGACCGCGTTCTGGATGAGCCGCTTCGGCTACGAGGTCACGGTCGTGGAGGTCGCGCGGGGGCTCCGGACGGGCGGCACGGCCGTCGACATCAAGGGCAACACCGTGGACATCGTCCGGCGCATGGGCCTCTTCGAGCAGATCCGGTCGAACCGATTGAGCCTGCAGCGATGGGAGATGAAGAACGAGCGCGATGTCACGGAGCGCTCGTTGGTGCTGAGAGGCGAAGGCGAAGCCCCTTCAGAAGACGAGTTCGAGGTCGAACGAACCGTGCTGCTGAACATGCTGTTCGACGCAGTGAAGGACCACGTCGAAGTCGTCTTCGACGACAGCATCACCGCGCTGCGCGAAACGAAAGACAGCATCGATGCCACGTTCGCCAGGGGTGCACGGCGCACGTTCGACCTGGTGTTCGGCTGCGACGGTGTCCACTCCGCCGTGCGGAGGCTCTGGTTCGGCGACGAAGCCCAGTACCTCTATTTTCTGGAGCAGTACTTCTCGATCACGATCGTGGACACGCTGCTCATCGAGCGGAA
It encodes:
- a CDS encoding FAD-dependent monooxygenase; its protein translation is MGVKGKKVLISGASFAGLSTAFWMSRFGYEVTVVEVARGLRTGGTAVDIKGNTVDIVRRMGLFEQIRSNRLSLQRWEMKNERDVTERSLVLRGEGEAPSEDEFEVERTVLLNMLFDAVKDHVEVVFDDSITALRETKDSIDATFARGARRTFDLVFGCDGVHSAVRRLWFGDEAQYLYFLEQYFSITIVDTLLIERNTAQMFNVPGKAVMLNAYKNNTDIIFAFASDRELSYDRRDEEAQRRIIEDRFAGAGWRTAELLEEVRRSKSFYFDKLCQVRMPSWTKGRVALVGDAGYCPSPAAGMGGSLAIDGAAALADAMREHDCDFELAFRAYNERFRPFIEQVQAEAVRTGLESLVPRTEEAIRARNAQTHAAF